A genomic window from Microvirga sp. TS319 includes:
- a CDS encoding aspartate aminotransferase family protein: protein MLNETNTLDNELNAWDRDHFFHPSTHMAQHARGETPNRIIAGGEGVYIVDRQGKRSLDAFAGLYCVNVGYGRTKITDAIAAQAAALPYYHAYVGHGSEPSIRLAKMIIDRAPKGMSRVFFGLSGSDANETNIKLVWYMNNVLGRPEKKKIISRWRGYHGSGLMSGSLTGLAAFHNLFDLPRPPILHTEAPYYFRRPDRSMSEEQFSQYCADKLEEMIQAEGPETIAAFIGEPVLGTGGIVPPPKGYWEKIQAVLDRHDILLIADEVITGFGRLGTMFGSDHYGMKPDLITIAKGLTSAYAPLSGVIVSERAWRVLEQGSDTYGAIGHGWTYSSHPLCAAAGVANLEVVDELDLVTNARETGAYFNAALNEAVGSNRFVGEVRGEGLMAAVEFVRDRDDRVFFDASEKVGPRITAALLERGVIGRAMPQGDILGFAPPLCLTRQEADIIVSATKDAVESVTSTL from the coding sequence ATGCTGAACGAAACCAACACTCTCGACAACGAACTCAACGCCTGGGACCGGGACCATTTCTTCCATCCCTCCACCCACATGGCCCAGCACGCGCGCGGAGAAACGCCCAATCGCATCATCGCGGGCGGCGAAGGCGTCTACATCGTCGATCGGCAGGGCAAGCGCAGCCTCGACGCGTTCGCGGGCCTTTATTGTGTGAATGTCGGCTACGGCCGCACCAAGATCACCGACGCCATCGCGGCCCAGGCCGCCGCCCTGCCCTATTACCACGCCTATGTGGGCCACGGCTCCGAGCCCTCGATCCGTCTCGCCAAGATGATCATCGACCGCGCCCCGAAGGGCATGAGCCGCGTATTCTTCGGCCTCTCGGGCTCGGACGCCAACGAAACCAACATCAAGCTCGTCTGGTACATGAACAACGTGCTGGGGCGGCCCGAGAAGAAGAAGATCATCTCGCGCTGGCGCGGCTACCACGGCTCCGGCCTGATGAGCGGCAGCCTCACGGGCCTCGCCGCCTTCCACAACCTGTTCGACCTGCCGCGCCCGCCGATCCTGCACACGGAAGCGCCCTATTATTTCCGCCGGCCCGACCGCTCCATGAGCGAGGAGCAGTTTTCGCAATATTGCGCCGACAAGCTCGAGGAGATGATCCAGGCCGAAGGCCCCGAGACAATCGCCGCCTTCATCGGCGAGCCGGTGCTCGGCACGGGCGGCATCGTGCCTCCGCCGAAGGGCTATTGGGAGAAGATCCAGGCGGTGCTGGACAGGCACGACATCCTGCTCATCGCCGACGAGGTCATCACCGGGTTTGGCCGCCTCGGCACCATGTTCGGCTCCGACCATTACGGCATGAAGCCTGATCTCATCACCATCGCCAAGGGCCTGACCTCGGCCTATGCGCCGCTCTCGGGCGTGATCGTGTCCGAGAGGGCCTGGCGCGTGCTGGAGCAGGGCTCCGACACCTACGGGGCCATCGGCCACGGCTGGACCTACTCGTCCCATCCGCTCTGCGCTGCGGCGGGCGTCGCCAACCTGGAGGTCGTCGACGAGCTCGATCTCGTCACCAATGCCCGCGAGACCGGCGCCTATTTCAACGCCGCCCTGAACGAAGCAGTGGGCTCGAACCGCTTCGTGGGCGAGGTGCGCGGCGAGGGCCTGATGGCCGCCGTCGAGTTCGTGCGCGACCGGGACGACCGGGTCTTCTTCGATGCATCCGAGAAGGTCGGCCCGCGCATCACGGCGGCGCTCCTGGAACGCGGCGTCATTGGCCGCGCGATGCCCCAGGGCGACATCCTCGGCTTCGCGCCGCCGCTCTGCCTCACGCGGCAGGAGGCCGACATCATCGTGAGCGCCACGAAGGACGCCGTCGAGTCGGTGACGTCGACGCTTTGA
- a CDS encoding NAD-dependent succinate-semialdehyde dehydrogenase, whose product MNAITQTNVAAPAKADSHPALGRLRDPRLLREMAYIDGRWTAAAGDARFAVADPATGLTVAHVSRLGAEAAGQAVDAAARALPAWKAALPQERAQRLRAWHALMLENREDLALIMTLEQGKPLSESLGEIDYAASFVEWYAEEAKRLNAESVTSHLPGAEMLVRREALGVAALLTPWNFPSAMLTRKAAAALAAGCTTVAHPSSYTPLSALALAELAERAGLPAGVFNIVTGDAEPIANRFCDDPRVRVVSFTGSTEIGRKIALRCAPTMKRLVMELGGHAPLIVFDDADLDRAVEIAMGAKFATSGQDCLAANRIYVQRSIYPAFCEAFGQRIAGLKSGPGLDRDVEIGPLMHPNAVAKAQAQIADALALGARRVTADTAAEGPLFVTPTLIADVPDDALIMREETFAPVAAVTPFDTESEVVARANATEYGLVAYVVTENGARALRLGRALEYGMVAVNRVKITGAPIPFGGVKQSGLGREGSRHGLEAFTDLKYLCIDTH is encoded by the coding sequence ATGAACGCCATCACGCAAACCAACGTGGCCGCTCCCGCCAAGGCGGACAGCCACCCGGCGCTCGGCCGCCTGAGGGATCCCCGCCTCCTGCGCGAGATGGCCTATATCGACGGGCGCTGGACCGCAGCCGCCGGGGATGCGCGCTTTGCGGTCGCCGATCCGGCCACGGGTCTGACCGTCGCCCACGTGTCGCGTCTGGGCGCCGAGGCCGCAGGCCAGGCCGTGGACGCCGCCGCCCGGGCGCTTCCCGCCTGGAAGGCGGCTCTGCCGCAGGAACGCGCGCAGCGCCTTCGCGCCTGGCACGCCCTCATGCTGGAGAACCGCGAGGACCTCGCCCTCATCATGACTCTGGAGCAGGGCAAGCCGCTCTCGGAATCCCTCGGCGAGATCGATTACGCGGCCTCCTTCGTGGAATGGTACGCGGAAGAGGCCAAGCGCCTCAACGCCGAGAGCGTGACGAGCCACCTGCCTGGCGCCGAGATGCTGGTGCGCCGCGAGGCCCTGGGCGTCGCGGCCCTGCTGACGCCCTGGAATTTCCCCTCCGCCATGCTGACCCGCAAGGCCGCCGCGGCGCTCGCCGCCGGCTGCACGACGGTCGCCCACCCGTCCTCCTATACGCCGCTTTCCGCGCTCGCGCTCGCCGAGCTCGCCGAGCGCGCCGGCCTGCCGGCGGGCGTCTTCAACATCGTCACGGGCGATGCCGAGCCCATCGCCAATCGCTTCTGCGACGATCCCCGCGTGCGCGTCGTCAGCTTCACGGGCTCGACCGAGATCGGCCGCAAGATCGCCCTACGCTGCGCCCCCACCATGAAGCGCCTCGTGATGGAACTCGGCGGCCACGCGCCGCTGATCGTGTTCGACGACGCGGATCTCGACAGGGCCGTCGAGATCGCCATGGGGGCGAAATTCGCCACCTCCGGCCAGGACTGCCTCGCGGCCAACCGGATCTATGTGCAGCGTTCGATCTACCCCGCGTTCTGCGAGGCCTTCGGCCAACGCATCGCCGGACTGAAATCGGGTCCGGGCCTCGACAGGGATGTGGAGATCGGCCCCCTCATGCATCCGAATGCCGTGGCGAAGGCACAGGCGCAGATTGCCGATGCGCTGGCCCTCGGAGCGCGGCGCGTCACCGCGGACACGGCCGCCGAAGGCCCGCTCTTCGTGACCCCGACGCTCATCGCCGACGTGCCGGACGACGCGCTGATCATGCGCGAGGAAACCTTCGCGCCGGTCGCGGCCGTGACGCCGTTCGACACGGAGAGCGAGGTGGTGGCCCGGGCGAACGCCACCGAATACGGCCTCGTCGCCTATGTGGTGACCGAGAACGGCGCGCGTGCCCTGCGGCTCGGCCGGGCGCTCGAATACGGCATGGTCGCGGTGAACCGGGTGAAGATCACCGGCGCGCCCATTCCCTTCGGGGGCGTGAAGCAGTCGGGCCTCGGCCGCGAGGGCTCGCGCCACGGTCTGGAGGCCTTCACCGACCTGAAATACCTCTGCATCGACACTCACTGA
- the ehuA gene encoding ectoine/hydroxyectoine ABC transporter ATP-binding protein EhuA, producing MTPIIRFENVTKRFGALTVLDNFNFEVQRGEKVTLIGPSGSGKSTVLRILMTLEPFQEGNLEIDGISYHEPNGHGPFRASEAHLHKIRGNVGMVFQSFNLFPHMSVLRNVVEAPVAVLKMKREEAESRATELLRMVGLLDKKDHFPSQLSGGQQQRVAIARALAMRPRVLLFDEPTSALDPQLVGEVLGVIRALAQEHDLTMLLVTHEMRFAREVSDRVCFFDKGRIVEQGDPELLFTNPQQPRTREFLSSILGEQPSAAARESLRSLP from the coding sequence ATGACACCGATTATCCGCTTTGAGAACGTCACCAAGCGCTTCGGCGCCCTGACCGTGCTCGACAACTTCAACTTCGAGGTCCAGCGCGGCGAGAAGGTGACCCTGATCGGCCCCTCGGGCTCCGGCAAATCGACGGTCCTGCGCATCCTGATGACGCTCGAGCCCTTCCAGGAAGGGAACCTGGAGATCGACGGGATCAGCTATCACGAGCCCAACGGGCACGGCCCGTTCAGGGCGAGCGAGGCGCACCTCCACAAGATCCGCGGCAATGTCGGCATGGTGTTCCAGAGCTTCAACCTGTTCCCGCACATGAGCGTGCTGCGCAACGTCGTCGAAGCGCCCGTCGCGGTTCTGAAGATGAAGCGCGAGGAAGCCGAGAGCCGCGCCACCGAGCTGCTGCGCATGGTCGGCCTCCTGGACAAGAAGGACCATTTCCCGAGCCAGCTCTCGGGCGGCCAGCAGCAGCGCGTCGCCATCGCGCGCGCGCTCGCCATGCGCCCCCGCGTGCTTCTGTTCGACGAGCCGACCTCCGCGCTTGACCCGCAGCTCGTCGGCGAGGTGCTCGGCGTCATCCGGGCCCTCGCGCAGGAGCACGACCTGACCATGCTCCTCGTCACCCACGAGATGCGCTTCGCCCGCGAGGTCTCGGACCGGGTCTGCTTCTTCGACAAGGGCCGCATCGTCGAGCAGGGTGACCCGGAGCTCCTGTTCACGAACCCGCAGCAGCCGCGCACCCGCGAGTTCCTGAGCTCGATCCTGGGCGAGCAGCCTTCCGCCGCGGCGCGAGAAAGTCTCCGGTCTCTCCCGTGA
- the ehuD gene encoding ectoine/hydroxyectoine ABC transporter permease subunit EhuD gives MMYGYTWDTSTPLTFALSILPILGIGLIVTLQAAAVGYAIALVLGLVLALLRRSRFKAISWTVAGFTEFVRDTPLLVQLFFLYYVLPDFGIVLPAFMTGALALGLQYSAYTSEVYRGGIDAVPRGQWEAATALNLTRLRTYRDIVIPQMIPRIVPALGNYLVSMLKETPVLSVVTVLDMLGLANMIGERTFEYLVPLSMVGLIFLPMTLICSALIYLIERALPKSGIPLR, from the coding sequence ATGATGTACGGTTATACCTGGGATACTTCGACGCCGCTGACCTTCGCGCTGTCCATCCTGCCGATCCTCGGGATCGGCCTGATCGTCACGCTTCAGGCGGCAGCGGTCGGATACGCCATCGCGCTCGTGCTCGGCCTCGTGCTGGCGCTCCTGCGCCGCAGCCGGTTCAAGGCGATCTCCTGGACGGTAGCGGGCTTCACCGAGTTCGTGCGCGATACGCCGCTTCTGGTGCAGCTCTTCTTCCTCTATTACGTGCTGCCGGATTTCGGCATCGTGCTGCCGGCCTTCATGACCGGGGCGCTGGCCCTGGGCCTGCAATACTCGGCCTATACGTCGGAGGTGTATCGCGGCGGCATCGACGCGGTGCCGCGTGGCCAGTGGGAGGCCGCGACGGCGCTCAATCTCACGCGGCTGCGGACCTATCGCGACATCGTGATACCGCAGATGATTCCGCGCATCGTGCCGGCCCTCGGCAACTATCTCGTGTCGATGCTCAAGGAGACGCCGGTTCTGTCCGTCGTGACCGTGCTCGACATGCTGGGCCTCGCCAACATGATCGGCGAGCGGACCTTCGAGTATCTCGTGCCGCTCTCCATGGTCGGACTGATCTTCCTGCCGATGACGCTCATCTGCTCGGCCCTCATCTATCTGATCGAGAGGGCCCTGCCCAAAAGTGGGATTCCCCTGCGATGA
- the ehuC gene encoding ectoine/hydroxyectoine ABC transporter permease subunit EhuC — protein sequence MTWTQYLAPLLKGAQVTVTISLASIALGAILAFAAGIARTSSNRLLSGIAFIYIVLFRGTPLLVQLFWFYYALPLIGISFDPITTGIMTLSLLTGAFGAEVVRGALLAVPHTQLEAARALNFSKTYTLWHISMPQAIIEMMPAFGNLAVQNLKDTALVSLISIADLTFQAQSMRNITLDSATVYTMTLLGYFLIALCLMLIMRFIEAKLRRGPAFPRSAHS from the coding sequence ATGACATGGACGCAATATCTCGCTCCCCTCCTGAAGGGGGCGCAGGTGACGGTGACGATCTCGCTCGCATCGATCGCGCTCGGCGCGATCCTCGCCTTCGCGGCCGGGATCGCCCGTACGTCGAGCAACCGGCTCCTGTCCGGCATCGCCTTCATCTATATCGTGCTGTTTCGCGGCACGCCGCTGCTCGTGCAGCTCTTCTGGTTCTATTACGCGCTGCCGCTGATCGGCATCTCCTTCGATCCGATCACGACGGGCATCATGACCCTGTCGCTCCTCACGGGCGCCTTCGGGGCCGAGGTGGTGCGCGGCGCCCTGCTGGCGGTGCCGCATACGCAGCTCGAAGCCGCGCGGGCGCTCAATTTCAGCAAGACCTATACCCTGTGGCACATCTCGATGCCCCAGGCCATCATCGAGATGATGCCGGCCTTCGGCAATCTCGCCGTCCAGAACCTCAAGGACACGGCGCTGGTCTCGCTGATCTCGATCGCCGACCTGACCTTCCAGGCGCAGTCCATGCGCAACATCACGCTCGACAGCGCGACCGTCTATACCATGACCCTGCTCGGCTACTTCCTCATCGCCCTGTGCCTGATGCTGATCATGCGCTTCATCGAGGCGAAGCTGAGGCGCGGGCCGGCCTTCCCCAGGAGCGCCCATTCATGA
- the ehuB gene encoding ectoine/hydroxyectoine ABC transporter substrate-binding protein EhuB — protein MKSMIRYSVAALALAAAIGSAQALTLEEVKSAGYIQGATANEVPYGYMKEDGTAAGIGPDVAIAVFKRMGVNEVNWTVTPFGTLIPGLKARRFAFAAAEQNISPERCKQVAFTEPNSSYGEGLLVKKGNPKKLTTYADIAKDPSLKVAVVSGANNIDFLRAVGVKDNQIVIIQANADAPATVQSRVDAYAATELTVSKLAEGSEGVEQVKPFTDPIVNGKPVRNYGGFAFRLEDKELHDAFNKALVEFRKTDDYHKILTSYGLSDESIKAAAAKDVADLCAGK, from the coding sequence ATGAAGTCCATGATCCGTTACAGCGTCGCCGCTCTTGCTCTCGCGGCCGCCATCGGGAGCGCTCAGGCGCTAACCCTCGAAGAGGTGAAGAGCGCCGGATACATCCAGGGCGCGACTGCGAACGAAGTGCCCTACGGCTACATGAAGGAGGACGGCACGGCCGCCGGCATCGGTCCCGACGTCGCCATCGCGGTGTTCAAGCGCATGGGCGTCAACGAGGTGAACTGGACCGTGACGCCATTCGGCACGCTCATCCCCGGCCTGAAGGCCCGCCGCTTCGCCTTCGCGGCAGCCGAGCAGAACATCTCGCCCGAGCGATGCAAGCAGGTGGCGTTCACCGAGCCGAATTCCAGCTACGGCGAGGGGCTCCTCGTGAAGAAGGGCAACCCGAAGAAGCTGACGACCTATGCGGACATCGCCAAGGACCCGTCGCTCAAGGTCGCCGTCGTCTCGGGCGCCAACAACATCGACTTCCTGCGCGCCGTCGGCGTGAAGGACAATCAGATCGTGATCATCCAGGCCAATGCGGACGCGCCCGCGACGGTGCAGTCCCGCGTCGACGCCTATGCGGCCACCGAGCTCACGGTCTCGAAGCTCGCCGAAGGCAGCGAGGGCGTCGAGCAGGTGAAGCCCTTCACGGACCCGATCGTCAACGGCAAGCCGGTGCGCAACTATGGCGGCTTCGCGTTCCGCCTCGAGGACAAAGAGCTCCATGACGCGTTCAACAAGGCGCTGGTGGAATTCCGCAAAACCGACGACTATCACAAGATCCTCACGTCCTACGGCCTGAGCGACGAGAGCATCAAGGCCGCGGCCGCCAAGGACGTCGCCGACCTCTGCGCTGGAAAGTAA
- the doeB gene encoding N(2)-acetyl-L-2,4-diaminobutanoate deacetylase DoeB, whose product MNAYTPIQRPSPVSAGVDFDADGVQHGFLRLPYSRDDSAWGSVMIPITVIKRGDGPTALLTGGNHGDEYEGPVALFDLARTLSAEAVQGRVIIVPAMNYPAFRAGTRTSPIDRGNLNRSFPGRPDGTVTEKIADYFQRALLPLADIVLDFHSGGRTLDFLPYAAAHELPDKKQEKRCFDAVAAFAAPYSMRMIEIDAVGMYDTAAEEMGKVFVTTELSGGGTSSAKTIGIAKRGVMNVLKHAGIVEGRPETAPTRWLDMPSAECFRFAEDDGLVEPCIDLGDPVRKGDVIARIHPVGRTGQAPAEYRAALDGVLAARHFPGLVKTGDCLAVVATVEEDT is encoded by the coding sequence ATGAACGCATACACCCCGATCCAGCGCCCCTCCCCCGTCAGCGCCGGGGTCGATTTCGACGCCGACGGCGTGCAGCACGGTTTCCTGCGCCTGCCCTACAGCCGGGACGATTCGGCCTGGGGCTCGGTGATGATCCCGATCACGGTGATCAAGCGCGGGGACGGCCCGACCGCGTTGCTCACCGGCGGCAATCACGGCGACGAATACGAGGGGCCGGTCGCCCTGTTCGATCTCGCCCGAACGCTCAGCGCCGAGGCCGTGCAGGGCCGCGTCATCATCGTGCCGGCCATGAACTACCCGGCCTTCCGGGCGGGAACCCGAACCTCGCCGATCGACCGCGGGAACCTCAACCGGAGCTTTCCCGGACGCCCGGACGGCACGGTGACGGAGAAGATCGCCGATTACTTCCAGCGCGCCCTTCTGCCGCTCGCCGACATCGTCCTCGATTTTCATTCGGGTGGACGCACCCTCGACTTCCTGCCCTATGCGGCCGCGCACGAACTGCCCGATAAGAAGCAGGAAAAGCGCTGCTTCGATGCGGTCGCCGCCTTCGCGGCGCCCTACTCGATGCGGATGATCGAGATCGACGCGGTGGGCATGTACGACACCGCCGCGGAGGAGATGGGCAAGGTGTTCGTCACCACGGAACTGTCCGGCGGCGGCACGTCCTCGGCGAAGACGATCGGCATCGCCAAGCGCGGCGTCATGAACGTTCTCAAGCATGCCGGGATCGTCGAGGGCAGGCCCGAGACCGCGCCGACGCGCTGGCTCGACATGCCCTCCGCCGAGTGCTTCCGTTTCGCGGAGGATGACGGTCTCGTCGAGCCCTGCATCGACCTGGGCGATCCGGTCCGCAAGGGCGACGTGATCGCCAGGATCCATCCCGTCGGACGCACGGGACAGGCCCCGGCCGAATACCGGGCGGCCCTCGACGGCGTTCTCGCCGCCCGGCACTTCCCCGGCCTCGTCAAGACCGGCGATTGCCTCGCCGTCGTCGCAACCGTGGAGGAGGATACTTAA
- the doeA gene encoding ectoine hydrolase DoeA (DoeA (degradation of ectoine A) is also called EutD (ectoine utilization D).), protein MSAPHLNFSREEYAERLAKTRKAMEMAGIDLLIVTDPSNMHWLTGYDGWSFYVHQCVLVPPQGEPIWFGRGQDANGAKRTAYLAHDNIIGYPDHYVQSTERHPMDYLSGIIEERGWDKGVIAVEMDNYYFSAAAFLSLTKHLPNATFKDSLSLVNWQRAVKSATEIDYMRKAGRIVEAMHRRILEKAEPGLRKCDLVAEIYDAGIRGVDGFGGDYPAIVPLLPSGEEASAPHLTWDDRPMQKGEGTFFEIAGCYKRYHCPLSRTVFLGKPTQAFLDAEKAVLEGMEEGLAAARPGNVCEDIANAFFAVLKRYGIVKDNRTGYPIGLSYPPDWGERTMSLRPGDRTELKPGMTFHFMTGLWLEDMGLEITESILITETGVECLSNVPRQLFVKP, encoded by the coding sequence GTGAGCGCGCCCCATCTCAATTTCAGCCGAGAGGAATATGCCGAGCGCCTCGCCAAGACGCGCAAGGCGATGGAAATGGCCGGGATCGATCTCTTGATCGTCACCGACCCGTCCAACATGCACTGGTTGACGGGCTACGACGGCTGGTCGTTCTACGTGCATCAATGCGTGCTGGTGCCCCCGCAGGGCGAGCCGATCTGGTTCGGCCGCGGCCAGGACGCTAACGGCGCGAAGCGCACCGCCTATCTCGCCCACGACAACATCATCGGCTACCCGGACCACTACGTGCAGTCGACGGAACGCCACCCGATGGACTACCTGTCCGGGATCATCGAGGAGCGCGGCTGGGATAAGGGCGTCATCGCGGTCGAGATGGACAATTACTATTTCTCCGCCGCCGCCTTCCTGTCGCTGACGAAGCATCTGCCGAACGCCACGTTCAAGGATTCCCTGTCGCTCGTGAACTGGCAGCGCGCGGTCAAGAGCGCGACCGAGATCGACTACATGAGGAAGGCCGGCCGCATCGTCGAGGCGATGCACCGGCGCATCCTGGAGAAGGCCGAGCCGGGCCTGCGCAAATGCGATCTCGTGGCCGAGATCTACGATGCGGGCATTCGCGGCGTCGACGGCTTCGGCGGCGACTACCCGGCCATCGTTCCGCTCCTGCCCTCGGGCGAGGAGGCATCCGCCCCGCACCTGACCTGGGACGACCGCCCGATGCAGAAGGGCGAAGGCACGTTCTTCGAGATCGCGGGCTGCTACAAGCGCTATCACTGCCCGCTCTCACGCACCGTCTTCCTGGGCAAGCCGACCCAGGCCTTCCTCGATGCCGAGAAGGCCGTGCTGGAAGGCATGGAGGAAGGCCTCGCGGCCGCCAGGCCCGGCAATGTCTGCGAGGACATCGCCAATGCGTTCTTCGCGGTCCTCAAGCGCTACGGCATCGTGAAGGACAACCGCACGGGCTATCCCATCGGCCTGAGCTATCCGCCGGATTGGGGCGAGCGCACCATGAGCCTGCGCCCCGGCGACAGGACCGAACTCAAGCCCGGAATGACGTTCCACTTCATGACGGGCCTCTGGCTCGAAGACATGGGCCTGGAGATTACCGAGAGCATTCTCATCACCGAAACCGGCGTCGAGTGCCTCTCCAACGTGCCGCGCCAGCTCTTCGTGAAGCCATGA
- the eutC gene encoding ectoine utilization protein EutC yields MTDMLVLTEPDLRRIVRLDASAVECVENAFAALATRPVVMPPILRLDLVEERGEVDVKTAYVPGLEGFAIKVSPGFFNNPKLGLPSLNGLMILFSTKTGLVKALLLDNGYLTDVRTAAAGAVAAKHLSREDSHNAAIFGAGIQARLQLEALTLVRPIRQARIWARDFARAEAAARDLSAALGIAVEAVPTPQAACADADIIVTTTPAEQPILEAQWLRPGQHVTAMGSDSEHKNEIDPTILTRVRYVADSLAQTRRLGELHHAIRSGLIEAERSFPELGQVIAGQAPGRTDPEEITLCDLTGTGVQDTAIATLAHARAQSAGAGRSIDTKTSTGDLL; encoded by the coding sequence GTGACTGACATGCTCGTGCTCACGGAACCGGATCTGCGTCGCATCGTGCGGCTCGACGCGAGCGCGGTCGAATGCGTCGAGAACGCCTTCGCGGCGCTTGCCACGAGGCCCGTCGTGATGCCGCCGATCCTGCGGCTCGATCTCGTGGAAGAGCGCGGCGAGGTCGATGTCAAGACCGCCTATGTTCCCGGCCTCGAGGGCTTCGCCATCAAGGTGAGCCCCGGCTTCTTCAACAACCCGAAGCTCGGCCTGCCGAGCCTCAACGGGCTGATGATCCTGTTCAGCACCAAGACCGGCCTCGTGAAGGCCCTGCTGCTCGACAACGGCTATCTCACCGATGTGCGCACGGCCGCTGCCGGAGCGGTGGCAGCCAAGCACCTGTCGCGGGAGGATTCGCATAATGCCGCGATCTTCGGCGCCGGCATCCAGGCCCGCCTGCAGCTCGAGGCCCTCACCCTCGTCCGTCCGATCCGGCAGGCGCGCATCTGGGCGCGGGACTTCGCCAGGGCGGAGGCCGCGGCCCGCGACCTTTCCGCGGCCCTCGGCATCGCGGTCGAAGCGGTCCCGACCCCGCAGGCCGCCTGCGCGGACGCGGATATCATCGTCACGACGACCCCGGCCGAACAGCCGATCCTGGAGGCGCAGTGGCTCAGGCCCGGCCAGCACGTCACGGCCATGGGGTCCGATTCCGAACACAAGAACGAGATCGACCCCACGATCCTGACCCGCGTCCGCTACGTCGCCGACAGCCTGGCGCAGACGCGCCGCCTCGGCGAGCTGCATCATGCGATCCGGTCCGGCCTGATCGAAGCGGAAAGGTCCTTCCCGGAACTGGGACAGGTCATCGCCGGACAGGCGCCGGGCCGAACCGACCCTGAGGAGATCACCCTCTGCGACCTCACCGGAACGGGCGTCCAGGACACCGCCATCGCCACCCTCGCCCACGCTCGCGCCCAATCGGCCGGAGCGGGCCGATCCATCGATACGAAGACATCAACGGGAGACCTTCTGTGA
- the eutB gene encoding hydroxyectoine utilization dehydratase EutB produces the protein MIAVGIDRIAEARGRIAGRIGPTPLVSSLSLSARCGVPVYLKLESRQLTGSFKLRGATNAVLSLSDKARRRGLVTASTGNHGRALAHAAQAEGVRAVICMSALVPANKVEAVRALGAEVRIVGRSQDDAQDEVERLVRQEGLTAIPPFDHADVIAGQGTIGLEIAEARLDTELVLVPLSGGGLAAGVAAAIKSRLPQARVIGVSMARGAAMHASLNAGKPVQVEEVETLADSLGGGIGLDNRYTFAMCRDLLDDVVLLSEEEIAEGIRHAFTEEGETAEGAGAVGIAALLANRIAVRGPTVALVSGRNIDEARHATIVNATMKAAGAAKGRTL, from the coding sequence ATGATCGCGGTGGGGATCGACAGGATCGCCGAGGCGCGGGGCCGCATCGCCGGCCGCATCGGACCCACCCCGCTGGTCTCGTCCTTAAGCCTCTCCGCCCGCTGCGGCGTCCCGGTCTACCTCAAGCTCGAAAGCCGTCAGCTCACCGGCAGCTTCAAGTTGCGCGGCGCGACGAACGCGGTTCTCTCCTTGAGCGACAAGGCACGCCGTCGCGGTCTCGTGACGGCCTCGACCGGCAATCACGGCCGCGCGCTCGCCCACGCGGCGCAGGCCGAGGGCGTGCGGGCCGTGATCTGCATGTCGGCCCTCGTGCCCGCCAACAAGGTCGAGGCGGTGCGCGCGCTGGGGGCCGAGGTGCGCATCGTCGGCCGCTCGCAGGACGACGCGCAGGACGAGGTCGAGCGCCTCGTGCGCCAGGAAGGCCTGACGGCCATCCCGCCCTTCGACCATGCGGACGTGATCGCGGGCCAGGGCACGATCGGCCTGGAGATCGCCGAGGCGCGCCTCGACACGGAACTCGTCCTCGTGCCCCTCTCCGGGGGCGGATTGGCGGCTGGCGTCGCCGCCGCCATCAAGAGCAGGCTGCCGCAGGCGCGGGTGATCGGCGTCTCAATGGCGCGCGGAGCCGCCATGCATGCGAGCTTGAATGCGGGAAAGCCCGTCCAGGTCGAGGAAGTGGAAACCCTCGCCGATTCGCTTGGCGGCGGCATCGGCCTCGACAACCGCTACACCTTCGCCATGTGCCGCGACCTCCTCGACGACGTCGTGCTGCTGTCGGAGGAGGAGATCGCCGAGGGCATCCGCCACGCCTTCACGGAGGAAGGCGAAACGGCGGAGGGAGCGGGCGCGGTCGGCATCGCGGCGCTCCTGGCAAACAGGATCGCCGTGAGAGGCCCGACCGTCGCCCTCGTCTCAGGACGCAACATCGACGAGGCGCGGCACGCGACCATCGTGAACGCAACCATGAAGGCCGCCGGCGCGGCCAAAGGACGAACCCTGTGA